In one window of Nocardia brasiliensis DNA:
- a CDS encoding YggS family pyridoxal phosphate-dependent enzyme, whose protein sequence is MSPESVAAQVDERTAELATNLAALQGRIDAACRAAGRAPDSVRLLPVTKFFPVGDVAILHRLGRREFGESREQEATAKVAALHEHIGDEDLSDVRWHMIGRLQRNKARVVARWAHTVHSVDSERLATALATGARAALDAGERTEPVRVLLQVSLDEDPSRGGAAPNELGPLAAQVAAAPGLRLSGLMAIPPLGAESDAAFARLATLHTLLLAEHPDATELSAGMSGDLETAIEHGSTVVRVGTALMGARPITSA, encoded by the coding sequence ATGTCCCCGGAATCGGTTGCGGCACAGGTGGACGAGCGCACCGCGGAGCTGGCGACGAACCTGGCCGCGTTGCAGGGGCGCATCGACGCCGCCTGTCGTGCGGCGGGCCGCGCACCGGACTCGGTGCGTCTACTCCCCGTGACGAAATTCTTCCCGGTCGGCGATGTCGCGATCCTGCACCGGCTCGGTCGGCGCGAGTTCGGCGAGTCGCGCGAACAGGAGGCGACCGCCAAGGTCGCGGCACTCCATGAGCACATAGGTGACGAAGACCTCTCGGATGTGCGCTGGCACATGATCGGACGGCTGCAACGCAACAAGGCGCGGGTCGTGGCGCGGTGGGCGCACACCGTGCACTCGGTCGACAGCGAACGTCTGGCAACCGCCTTGGCCACCGGTGCGCGTGCCGCTTTGGACGCGGGGGAACGAACCGAGCCGGTGCGCGTCTTGCTGCAGGTGAGCCTGGACGAGGACCCGTCCCGCGGGGGTGCCGCACCGAATGAATTGGGCCCCTTGGCCGCACAGGTCGCGGCCGCTCCTGGATTACGACTGTCCGGTCTGATGGCTATTCCGCCATTGGGGGCGGAGTCTGATGCGGCATTTGCACGCCTTGCGACTTTGCACACCCTGCTACTGGCCGAGCATCCCGATGCGACAGAACTTTCCGCAGGAATGTCCGGCGATCTGGAAACCGCCATCGAACACGGCTCGACGGTTGTGCGTGTCGGTACCGCCTTGATGGGCGCTCGACCGATAACCTCGGCGTAG
- a CDS encoding cell division protein SepF: protein MSTLHKFKAYFGMVPLEDYEDDYVDDRAPRVADDRGARRARPRDYADRGAYGADRYAEDRYGAEHYGADGFERDEPDYPEPAYKSPYKAGYPVSRRDDYADEPYGEDRYEAPRRPTRIETAPSSGRFRAGGSVPSLRGATRGALAVDPEAEERRLEERVRPEPAPARRPGIFEDGGPLSKITTLRPRDYSEARIIGERFREGNPVIMDLVDLSNADAKRLVDFAAGLAFALRGSFDKVATKVFLLSPADVDVSAEERRRIAETGFYNQK, encoded by the coding sequence ATGAGTACCCTGCACAAGTTCAAGGCTTACTTCGGCATGGTTCCACTCGAGGATTACGAAGACGACTATGTCGACGATCGTGCTCCTCGGGTCGCCGACGACCGCGGCGCGCGCAGGGCTCGGCCCCGTGACTACGCCGACCGCGGTGCCTACGGCGCTGATCGCTATGCCGAAGATCGTTACGGCGCAGAGCATTACGGTGCCGACGGGTTCGAAAGGGACGAGCCCGACTACCCGGAGCCCGCCTACAAGTCGCCGTACAAGGCCGGATACCCGGTATCCCGGCGCGACGATTACGCCGACGAGCCCTATGGCGAGGATCGTTACGAGGCGCCGCGGCGTCCCACCCGGATCGAGACCGCGCCGTCGTCCGGCCGGTTCCGCGCGGGCGGCAGCGTGCCGTCGCTGCGTGGCGCCACCCGTGGTGCGCTCGCCGTCGATCCCGAGGCCGAAGAGCGGCGGCTGGAGGAGCGTGTGCGCCCCGAGCCGGCACCCGCGCGCAGGCCGGGGATCTTCGAGGACGGAGGTCCCTTGTCCAAGATCACGACGCTGCGCCCGCGCGACTACAGCGAGGCCCGCATCATCGGTGAGCGCTTCCGCGAGGGCAACCCGGTGATCATGGACCTGGTCGACCTGAGCAACGCCGACGCCAAGCGGCTCGTTGACTTCGCGGCCGGACTGGCGTTCGCGCTGCGCGGTTCCTTCGACAAGGTCGCCACCAAGGTGTTCCTGCTCTCACCGGCCGATGTCGACGTATCAGCCGAGGAACGCCGTCGCATCGCCGAAACCGGCTTCTACAACCAGAAATAA
- a CDS encoding YggT family protein yields MALFAVLYFVLFIFWLLLISRVIVEFIRSFARDWRPTGVVVIILEVIFTITDPPVKLLRRLIPPVSLGGIRLDLSIMVLLFIVFILMSIVGRLGQPVAPV; encoded by the coding sequence GTGGCCTTGTTCGCGGTGCTGTACTTCGTACTGTTCATCTTCTGGCTGTTGCTGATCAGCCGGGTGATCGTCGAGTTCATCCGTAGCTTCGCACGGGACTGGCGTCCGACCGGTGTCGTGGTCATCATCCTGGAGGTGATCTTCACGATCACCGACCCTCCGGTGAAACTCCTGAGGCGGTTGATACCACCGGTGTCACTGGGAGGAATTCGCCTGGATCTGTCGATTATGGTCCTGCTTTTCATCGTCTTCATCTTGATGTCGATCGTGGGCAGGCTCGGGCAACCGGT